GGCGGTGCCCCTGCTGAACGGCGCCATGGAGCACCCGGGCCTGGTGACCTTCAACTCCGAGCTGATGCTGGCCAGGCCGGCCGAGGACTCGGTGGAGCGCCAGCGCGACTTCGCCGAGGTGCAGGTGCACGAGCTGGCGCACCAGTGGTTCGGCAACCTCGTCACCCTGGCCTGGTGGGATGACCTGTGGCTCAACGAGTCCTTCGCCTCGTGGATGACGCCGCGCATCGTGGAGGGGTGGCAGCCCACGTGGGATGCGATGGCGGACCGGGTGCGCGGCCGCTCGGGGGCGCTGGAGGTGGACAGCCTGGTGTCCGCGCGCCGCATCCGCCAGCCCATCGAGAACGAGGGTGACATCCGCACCGCCTTCGATGGCATCACCTACGGCAAGGGCTCGGCGGTGCTGGCCATGACGGAGGCGTGGCTGGGCCGGGACGTGTTTCAGCGCGGCATCCAGCGCTACCTGCGCGCGCACGCGGGCGGCAACGCCACGGCGGAGGACTTCCTGGCGGCGCTCTCCTCGGAGGCGGGCCAGGACGTGGCCCGGGTGCTGAACACCTTCCTGGACCAGGGCGGCGCCCCCCTGGTCACCGCCGCGCTGGACTGCTCCGGCCAGACGCCGAAGGTGGCGCTCTCCCAGCGCCGCTCCCTGCCCGTGGGCTCCTCGGGACAGGAGGCCCGCACCTGGCGGGTGCCGCTGTGCGTCCGCTATGGCGTGAAGGACCAGGCGGGGCGGGTGTGCGGCGTGCTGGAGGCGGAGCGCGCGGAGCTGGCCCTGCCCGAGGCGAAGGCCTGCCCGGACTGGTTCTTCCCCAACGCGGAAGGGGCCGGTTACTTCCGGACCCAGGTGTCCGGCGCGGACTGGCAGCGGCTGCTGACGGGGGCGGGCCCGCGGCTGTCGCGCATCGAGCGCGTGACGCTGCTCGGGGATGCGCGCGCGCTGGCGCGTGCCGGGACGCTGCCCGCCGCGGAGGCGCTGGCGCTGGCGGCCCGCTTCGCCGGAGAGCCAGACCGCCAGGTGTTCACCGCCTCCCTGGAGGTGCTGGGCGTGGTGGAGCCGCGCATGCTGTCCGAGCCGCGCCGGCAGGACTTCGACCGGTTCCTGCGGGAGACCTATGGGCCCCGGGCCCGGACGCTGGGCCTCGTGCCGCGCGCGGACGAGAGCGAGGACACGCGGCTCTTGCGGCCGAAGCTGCTGTGGCTCGCGGGCGTCAGGGGCGGAGACCCCACGCTCGCCGCCGGGGCGCGGAAGCTGACCGAGGCGTGGCTGAAGGACCGGAGCGCCGTGGCGCCGGAGCTGGTGGACAGCGTGCTGGCCATCGCCGCCGCGCACCACGGCCGGGAGCTGGCCCCCCGGCTGCGCGAGGCCCTGAAGACGGAGCGGGAGCGCCGGAGCCGCAACGCGCTGCTGAGCGCCCTGGGCGGCCTGAGGGACCCCGAGGTGCTGCGCCAGCAGCTGCCGCTGGTGTTGGATCCGTCCGAGGATGCCCGCGAGACGGTCTGGATGATGTACGCCGCGGCCCAGGAGCCCCGGGTGAGCGAGGTGGTCTACGCCTTCGTGAAGGAGAACTACGAGGCGCTGGCCGCCCGGATGCCCGAGGAGTTCGCCAGCCACCTGGTCCTGCTGGGCAGCAACTTCTGTGACGCGGCGCATCGCCAGGACGTGGAGGCCTTCTTCGGCTCCCGGATGGCGCGCACGGCCAGTGGCGCGCGCCGGCTCGCCCAGTCCCTGGAGCGCATCGACCTGTGCATGGCCCTGAAGCAGGCCCAGGGGGCCAGCATCGACGCGTACCTCACGAAGGGGGCCCCGCCGAGGCCTCCGCCCCGCGGGTAAAAAGGCTCCGGCCAGGGAACCCTTCGGTCCCTGCCGGCTGTTGCTCCTTCAGGAGGCAACGCATGGCCGCGCGGATGAAGAGGAGAGGCGGGTGGACGGTGGGCGCGGTGCTGGCCCTCGGGTGGCCGGTGCTGGGGCTTGCCGCGGCGCCTGGGGTGCGGCCGCCCTCCCTCACCCCGCTGGAGGAGTCGCTCCGGTTCACCCCGGAGGGCCGGTTCGTGGAGGAGCGGCAGCCCGTCCTGGGTTACCTGCGTGCCACCCCGGAGGGCTGGCAGCTGGCCTTCCCTCCGGGCGGGGTGCTCCCGGTGGGGCCTCAACCGGCCCCCACCCAGACGGTGGACGCGGCGCTGGAGAGCCTCCCCTCCAACGCCGTCTATCCCCATGCCACCCTGCTCCGGGTGGACTTCTAGGGCCGCGGCCCGCCCGGGGGCGGCTACTTCTTGCGGTTCATGAAGGCCATGAGGGCCTCGCGCGCCTCATCGGAGTGCAGGCGCTTGACGAACTCGGCGCCCTCCCGGCGCAGCGTGCCGTTCACCTCGCTGCGCATGGAATCGCGCAGCAGGCTCTTGGTCACCTGGAGCGCGCCCAGGGGCTTGGCGGCGAGGGCCTGGGTGCGCTCGGCGGTCACTTCGGCGAGCTGGGCGGCGGGCACCACCCGGTTGATGATGCGGGCGCGCAGGGCCGTCTCCGCGTCGAAGGGCTCGCCGAACAGCAGCAGCTCCGAGGCGAGCGCCATGCCCGCCTGGCGCGGCAGGAGCACGCTGGAGGCGCCCTCCGGGCACAGGGCCAGGTTGATGAAGGGCATCGCGAAGCGCGCCCGGTCCGAGGCGAGCACGTAGTCACAGTGCAGCAGCATCGTCGTGCCGATGCCCACCGCGGGCCCGTCCACCACGGCCACCAGCGGCTTGGCCAGGTCCACCAGCGTGCGCAGGAAGCGGAACACCGCCGAGTCCTCGCCCGTCACCGGGTGCTCGACGAAGTCACCGATGTCGTTGCCCGAGGTGAAGACGCCGCCGGCGCCGGTGAGCACCACCACGTGAATGGCGGGGTCGGCGTCGGCCTGGCGCAGCGCCTCCGTCGCGGCCTCGTACATGGCGTGGGTGAAGGCGTTCTTCTTCTCGGGCCGGTTGAAGGTGAGGGTGCGGACCTTCCCGGTGTCTTGTGTCAGCAGGGTGTTGGACATGGCCCCGCACCCTACCACTCAGAGGTTCACGCCGGTGGCCCTCTTGAGCCGTATCGCCCGGAGCACCTCCTCGCCGTGGACGAGGCGCGTGAGGCCGTGGTCCGTCACCCGGAGCAGCGTCAGCGCCTCCGGGCCCAGGCTGCGCGCCTGGTTCGGGGCCCAGCGGGGCACGAACACCGCATCCCCCGGCTTCACCTCCACCTCGGTGCCGCGCACGTGCACGCGGCCCTGGCCCTCCATCACCACGAGCAGCGCCTCGTGCGCGTGCTCGCGCAGCTCCGTGGCGTGGCCGGGCGCCACCCGCACCAGGTGCGTCTCCAGCACCTCCGTGGCGAACGGCACCCGGTCCACGGAGAAGCGGATGCCCTCCTCCTCGTGCGCGTACTGATAGAAGGACAGCACCTGGGAGAGGTCCTCCAGGTGCAGGGTGCTCGGGTCCGGGTGCTCGGGGGTGAGCGGCACCCGGTCCTGGATGCGCTCCAGCAGCGGCTGGAGCCGGCGGTGCTGCACCGCCTCGAAGAGCCCCTCCAGGAAGTTGCCGTGCAGGTGCAGCGCGCGCTCCATGGCGCCCAGGCACATGTCGGCCCAGCCCGGCTCGTGCGCATGCGAGAGCACCAGCGCCTCCAGGCTGTGGAGGCGTGCGGGGCTCGCCGCCATGTGCCAGTAGAAGAAGGGCAGGTGGCGGTCGGACACGTTGGCCTGCAGGAGCCCGTCCACGAAGATGCTGTAGAGCCGGGGCACCAGCGCCTCCAGGCCCATCGCCACGAAGGCGCTCGCGCAGGCCTGGGGCGCGCCCAGGCACGTGTCCAGGCACTCCCGGACGAAGTAGCGCGTGGCGTCCTGGAACTGGATGCGGTCCGCGTTCACGCCCAGCCCGTCGCGCAGGAAGCGGTGGAACAGGGCCGAGGGCCGCTTCTCCGGCGCCATCCCCATCTCCTCCCACAGCGTCTGGGTGAGCCGCGCGCGCTCCGTCTCCGTCTCGCACTGGGCCATCAGCGCGTGGAGAAAGCGCGGGGAGGTGCCGAGCAGCAGCGCGTACTGGGAGAAGACGAGCGCGTAGTCCTCGCGCGCCAGGTGCCCCCGGCGGCAGGCCTTCAGGAGCGGGCTGTCCCAGAAGGGGTGCGCGGCGAGCTTCACGTGCAACTGCTCCACCAGGGCCTCCGCCGTCAGCGCCGGCACGGCCGTCAGGCTGGGGGGCCGCGGTGGCGGTGAGGGGCGAAGTGTGCTCCCGGACTCGAGCACCCCAGGCTGGGTCATCACCGAGGTGAGGGAGAGGACCGGACCGGCGGACGGCTGGCTCATGGCGGTACCCGGGGAAGCTGGAGATTTACAGTCTGTCCATACTGCGCATGGTTACAGGACAGGCAAGCCCAGTGGGCCTTGTCCCAAAGCCGTATGGGACTGTCCGCCGGCGCGCCCTCAGGGATGAAGCATCCGGGCAGGGGGGCTGTTGCTTGTCCTTCTGGGCCCATGTGAGGCCCGGGCGCTGCGCGGGGCG
This region of Stigmatella aurantiaca genomic DNA includes:
- a CDS encoding M1 family metallopeptidase gives rise to the protein MSPSRPLAVLLLGLLAACSHRPTASPEAAAAAPAAPAPPPPGLRLPGTVRPTGYTAQLTVDPAQPTFQGVVEISLELSAPTSVLWLHGKDLTVKGAVLTQAGKAVAGTAAVAPGSLLGITLASPVAPGPASLRITYEAAASTREVEGAFRTQEAGDWYVFTQFEPLGARRVFPCFDEPGFKVPWQLSFHVPAGSVAVTNTPLLQEEARADGGRTFHFARTQPLPSYLVAFGVGPFEFVPAEPSGSKKVPTRIITPKGRGAEAAYAARVTPEILARLEAYFGMPYPYEKLDTLAVPLLNGAMEHPGLVTFNSELMLARPAEDSVERQRDFAEVQVHELAHQWFGNLVTLAWWDDLWLNESFASWMTPRIVEGWQPTWDAMADRVRGRSGALEVDSLVSARRIRQPIENEGDIRTAFDGITYGKGSAVLAMTEAWLGRDVFQRGIQRYLRAHAGGNATAEDFLAALSSEAGQDVARVLNTFLDQGGAPLVTAALDCSGQTPKVALSQRRSLPVGSSGQEARTWRVPLCVRYGVKDQAGRVCGVLEAERAELALPEAKACPDWFFPNAEGAGYFRTQVSGADWQRLLTGAGPRLSRIERVTLLGDARALARAGTLPAAEALALAARFAGEPDRQVFTASLEVLGVVEPRMLSEPRRQDFDRFLRETYGPRARTLGLVPRADESEDTRLLRPKLLWLAGVRGGDPTLAAGARKLTEAWLKDRSAVAPELVDSVLAIAAAHHGRELAPRLREALKTERERRSRNALLSALGGLRDPEVLRQQLPLVLDPSEDARETVWMMYAAAQEPRVSEVVYAFVKENYEALAARMPEEFASHLVLLGSNFCDAAHRQDVEAFFGSRMARTASGARRLAQSLERIDLCMALKQAQGASIDAYLTKGAPPRPPPRG
- a CDS encoding enoyl-CoA hydratase; protein product: MSNTLLTQDTGKVRTLTFNRPEKKNAFTHAMYEAATEALRQADADPAIHVVVLTGAGGVFTSGNDIGDFVEHPVTGEDSAVFRFLRTLVDLAKPLVAVVDGPAVGIGTTMLLHCDYVLASDRARFAMPFINLALCPEGASSVLLPRQAGMALASELLLFGEPFDAETALRARIINRVVPAAQLAEVTAERTQALAAKPLGALQVTKSLLRDSMRSEVNGTLRREGAEFVKRLHSDEAREALMAFMNRKK
- a CDS encoding cupin domain-containing protein gives rise to the protein MSQPSAGPVLSLTSVMTQPGVLESGSTLRPSPPPRPPSLTAVPALTAEALVEQLHVKLAAHPFWDSPLLKACRRGHLAREDYALVFSQYALLLGTSPRFLHALMAQCETETERARLTQTLWEEMGMAPEKRPSALFHRFLRDGLGVNADRIQFQDATRYFVRECLDTCLGAPQACASAFVAMGLEALVPRLYSIFVDGLLQANVSDRHLPFFYWHMAASPARLHSLEALVLSHAHEPGWADMCLGAMERALHLHGNFLEGLFEAVQHRRLQPLLERIQDRVPLTPEHPDPSTLHLEDLSQVLSFYQYAHEEEGIRFSVDRVPFATEVLETHLVRVAPGHATELREHAHEALLVVMEGQGRVHVRGTEVEVKPGDAVFVPRWAPNQARSLGPEALTLLRVTDHGLTRLVHGEEVLRAIRLKRATGVNL